A genomic region of Mycobacterium sp. Aquia_213 contains the following coding sequences:
- a CDS encoding class I SAM-dependent methyltransferase, giving the protein MTETTIELEVRPPSAAWLRIMALVYDPFVWLGELAGMRRRRRALVSGARGRVVEIGAGTGLNIAHYPDGIDDLVLMEPEPAMRRKLARRLQRHARPARIVNAPAECLPLTDESVDTVVSTLVLCTVEDPERALREIARVLRPGGQLLFVEHVRANSRLLAAWQDYLFRPWRAFAGGCCCNRPTGELMRACGFAVTADDAVWRGMPRIVHPLLMGRATR; this is encoded by the coding sequence ATGACTGAGACCACGATCGAACTAGAAGTGCGCCCGCCGTCGGCGGCATGGCTGCGGATCATGGCGTTGGTGTACGACCCGTTCGTGTGGCTCGGCGAGCTGGCGGGCATGCGCCGCCGGCGGCGCGCGCTGGTGAGCGGCGCGCGGGGCCGCGTCGTCGAGATCGGTGCGGGGACGGGGCTGAACATCGCGCACTATCCCGACGGCATCGATGATCTCGTGCTGATGGAGCCCGAACCGGCCATGCGCCGAAAGCTCGCCCGTCGCCTGCAGCGGCATGCCCGTCCGGCGCGGATCGTCAATGCGCCCGCGGAGTGCTTACCGCTTACCGATGAGTCCGTGGACACCGTCGTCTCCACACTCGTCCTGTGCACCGTCGAGGATCCTGAACGCGCGTTGCGCGAAATCGCTCGCGTGTTGCGCCCCGGTGGGCAGTTGCTGTTCGTCGAACACGTGCGGGCGAATTCACGGTTGCTTGCGGCGTGGCAGGACTACCTGTTCCGCCCCTGGCGCGCCTTCGCCGGCGGGTGCTGCTGCAACCGGCCGACCGGGGAGTTGATGCGCGCCTGCGGATTTGCTGTCACGGCCGACGATGCCGTGTGGCGCGGAATGCCGCGTATCGTCCATCCCCTCTTGATGGGGCGGGCCACGCGTTAG
- a CDS encoding OFA family MFS transporter — protein MESAGVLSRDRIVASPGWSRWLVPPAALSIHLAIGSVYSWSVFKLPLHETLRASGLLSAIPFTLGIVMLGVSAAVFGTTVERRGPRWAMFVATACFCGGLLVSAVAAEIGQMWLIILGYGVIGGIGLGIGYISPVSTLMKWFPDRPGMATGFAIMGFGGGALIASPWSSQLMKWFGTDRHGLAATFLVMGVVYAAFMSVGVLLVRVPPHEWEPPIVRVAASKMPHAAGPDRTANEAIKTPQFWLLWIVLCFNVTAGIGILERAAPIYRDYFPHAASPAALTAAAAGFVAMLSLANSLGRILWSTASDAAGRKNMYRLYLGLGAVLYVVLIVAQNASKPLFLVVCILLLSFYGAGFATVPAYLRDLFGYLEVGAIHGRLLTAWSTAGVLGPVIVNAIADNRIAAHVVGPERYRWSFTIMVILLLIGVVCNELIRIPRPPSFAVAGVDTRKRASATSGEGGR, from the coding sequence ATGGAGTCTGCTGGAGTACTGTCGCGCGATCGAATCGTTGCCAGCCCAGGATGGAGTAGATGGCTCGTTCCACCGGCCGCGCTCTCGATACACCTAGCGATCGGCAGCGTTTACTCTTGGAGCGTTTTCAAGCTCCCATTGCATGAAACACTAAGAGCATCAGGGCTGTTGAGTGCCATCCCGTTCACGTTGGGCATTGTGATGCTGGGCGTGTCGGCGGCCGTTTTCGGCACGACGGTCGAAAGGCGAGGCCCCCGTTGGGCGATGTTCGTGGCGACCGCATGCTTTTGCGGCGGTTTGCTCGTCTCGGCGGTGGCCGCCGAGATCGGCCAGATGTGGCTGATCATCCTCGGCTACGGCGTCATCGGTGGGATCGGCCTCGGAATCGGTTACATCTCACCGGTTTCCACCCTGATGAAATGGTTTCCCGACCGGCCGGGCATGGCAACCGGCTTCGCCATCATGGGGTTCGGCGGTGGTGCGCTGATCGCCTCGCCCTGGTCGTCGCAGTTGATGAAGTGGTTCGGCACCGATCGGCACGGGCTGGCCGCGACGTTCTTGGTCATGGGCGTGGTGTATGCCGCCTTCATGTCGGTGGGAGTCCTTCTGGTGCGTGTGCCACCGCACGAGTGGGAACCGCCCATCGTCAGAGTGGCCGCGTCGAAGATGCCGCATGCCGCGGGGCCGGATCGCACCGCCAATGAGGCGATCAAGACGCCCCAGTTCTGGCTGCTATGGATTGTGTTGTGCTTCAACGTCACTGCGGGGATAGGCATCCTGGAGCGGGCGGCACCCATCTACCGGGATTACTTTCCCCATGCGGCTTCACCCGCGGCGTTGACCGCGGCCGCGGCGGGATTCGTCGCGATGCTGTCGTTGGCGAATTCGTTGGGACGCATCCTCTGGTCCACGGCTTCGGACGCCGCCGGCCGCAAGAACATGTACCGGCTCTATCTGGGTCTCGGGGCGGTGCTCTACGTGGTCCTGATCGTCGCGCAAAACGCGAGCAAGCCGCTGTTCCTGGTGGTGTGCATCCTGCTGTTGTCGTTTTACGGCGCGGGTTTCGCGACGGTGCCGGCCTACCTGCGTGACCTGTTCGGCTATCTCGAGGTCGGGGCGATCCACGGCAGGCTGCTGACCGCGTGGTCGACCGCGGGCGTGCTCGGACCGGTGATCGTCAATGCGATTGCCGACAATCGCATTGCCGCTCATGTGGTGGGCCCCGAGCGTTACCGATGGTCGTTCACGATCATGGTGATTCTGTTGCTGATCGGTGTGGTCTGCAACGAGCTGATTCGTATTCCACGGCCGCCCAGCTTCGCTGTGGCAGGGGTGGATACACGAAAGCGGGCCAGCGCGACTTCCGGGGAGGGCGGACGATGA